One stretch of Methylococcus capsulatus DNA includes these proteins:
- a CDS encoding TonB-dependent receptor, translating into MFKRSSLSFYFIALVAPLHAAEVSEPAGKPVGNEMSPPAVDAEPASVELEPVVVSSPLEEKVSDMARPVTVLTDKELRTKIGTTIGETLKQEAGVTSGSFGPGVGIPVIRGQTGPRVQVMTNSIGTGDVSQISPDHANAVEPVLADRVEILRGPATLLYGSGAIGGIVNVLDNRIPSLVPDKLMTATGEQRFNSVSGQTTTNLKVEGGQDLVSYHLDGFYRESNNLHIGGPAIAETQARQTDLALQGSPIQNSYGVIPNTENRAKGGSAGFSLVGEPGFAGVSINYLGNNYGIPPDGSPGAGDTRINLKESRYDFKSELNAPVDFVEIVRMRFGHINYTHTELNDGVAAARFNKTTNEGRLEVAHQPIGIVKGVVGVQMSSADFEAIEIGSPDALVPKSQLGSYGVFAVESFELGAGVYELGLRGESDSIDPQGGPNRSYAPISASASGQWKLDDEHAVSFAVTRSQRAPQVQELFTDGVHDATHSYELGDPNLTEETSYNFDWGYRYRGRGISAELNVFQNFVNDYIYQQITDEVFNEDSEQFEKACTSPGACFPVVQTTQAGAYFLGYEGNVKFSLMENRYGVLDLTLFSDFTRGQFVNGGNVPRMPPLRYGLQLDYAYDEHWSGNLRLTRGEKQIYAGQNDAMTNGYVLLNLGVQYEVKAFKDADVLVFAQGNNLLNDNIRNSTSYLRYFAPEAGRGAELGIRITY; encoded by the coding sequence ATGTTCAAACGATCTTCTCTCTCCTTCTATTTCATTGCGCTGGTGGCGCCGCTCCATGCCGCCGAGGTTTCCGAGCCGGCGGGCAAGCCGGTCGGTAACGAAATGAGCCCGCCGGCAGTCGATGCGGAGCCGGCTTCGGTGGAGCTTGAACCGGTCGTTGTCAGCAGTCCGCTGGAGGAAAAAGTCTCCGACATGGCGCGCCCGGTGACCGTGCTGACCGACAAGGAGTTGCGGACGAAGATCGGTACCACCATCGGCGAAACCCTCAAGCAGGAGGCCGGAGTCACCAGCGGGTCCTTCGGACCCGGCGTCGGTATCCCGGTGATCCGCGGCCAGACCGGTCCCCGCGTCCAGGTCATGACCAACAGCATAGGCACCGGCGACGTCTCGCAGATCAGCCCGGACCATGCCAACGCCGTAGAGCCGGTGCTGGCCGACCGGGTGGAGATCCTGCGCGGTCCGGCCACACTGCTGTATGGCAGCGGGGCGATCGGTGGCATTGTGAACGTTCTCGACAACCGTATTCCTTCGCTGGTGCCGGACAAGCTGATGACGGCGACCGGGGAACAGCGGTTCAACTCGGTTTCGGGCCAGACTACGACCAACCTCAAGGTCGAGGGCGGTCAGGATCTGGTGTCCTATCATCTGGACGGCTTTTACCGCGAGAGCAACAATCTGCACATCGGCGGTCCGGCGATCGCCGAGACCCAGGCGCGCCAGACTGACCTCGCGCTGCAAGGCAGTCCGATCCAGAACTCCTACGGCGTCATCCCCAACACCGAAAACCGGGCCAAGGGCGGTTCCGCTGGGTTTTCCCTGGTGGGCGAACCGGGCTTTGCCGGAGTGTCGATCAATTACTTGGGCAACAACTACGGCATTCCGCCCGACGGTTCGCCTGGCGCGGGCGACACCCGGATCAACCTCAAGGAGTCGCGCTACGATTTCAAGAGCGAGCTGAACGCCCCGGTGGATTTCGTCGAGATCGTGCGCATGCGCTTCGGCCACATCAATTACACCCACACCGAGCTGAACGACGGCGTGGCGGCCGCCCGTTTCAACAAGACGACCAACGAAGGCCGTCTGGAAGTTGCGCATCAGCCCATCGGCATCGTGAAGGGTGTCGTTGGGGTACAGATGAGTTCGGCCGATTTCGAGGCGATCGAAATCGGCTCCCCTGACGCGCTGGTGCCCAAATCGCAGCTCGGCAGCTACGGCGTGTTCGCGGTCGAATCCTTCGAGCTGGGCGCGGGGGTATACGAGCTTGGGTTGCGCGGGGAATCGGATTCCATCGATCCCCAGGGTGGCCCCAACCGCAGTTATGCGCCGATCAGCGCCTCCGCCTCCGGGCAATGGAAGCTCGACGACGAACACGCCGTCAGCTTCGCCGTGACCCGCTCGCAACGGGCGCCCCAGGTGCAGGAGCTGTTCACCGACGGCGTGCACGATGCCACGCACAGCTATGAGCTGGGTGATCCCAATCTCACCGAGGAAACCTCTTACAACTTCGACTGGGGCTACCGCTACAGGGGGCGGGGAATCAGCGCCGAGCTCAACGTGTTCCAGAACTTCGTGAACGATTACATCTACCAGCAGATCACGGATGAGGTGTTCAACGAAGACTCCGAGCAGTTCGAGAAAGCCTGCACCAGTCCGGGCGCCTGTTTCCCGGTGGTGCAGACCACCCAGGCCGGTGCCTACTTCCTGGGCTACGAAGGCAACGTCAAATTTTCGCTGATGGAAAACCGCTACGGGGTGCTGGACCTGACCCTGTTCAGTGATTTCACCCGCGGCCAGTTCGTCAACGGCGGCAACGTGCCGCGCATGCCGCCGCTGCGCTACGGCCTCCAGCTCGACTATGCCTACGACGAGCACTGGAGCGGCAATCTGCGGCTGACTCGCGGCGAGAAGCAGATTTATGCCGGCCAGAACGATGCCATGACCAACGGCTACGTGCTGCTCAACCTGGGCGTGCAGTACGAGGTCAAGGCGTTCAAGGACGCCGATGTGCTGGTCTTCGCCCAGGGCAACAACCTGCTCAACGACAACATCCGCAACTCCACCTCCTACTTGCGCTATTTCGCGCCGGAGGCGGGGCGCGGGGCGGAACTGGGAATTCGGATTACCTATTAG
- a CDS encoding DUF1826 domain-containing protein has product MPTCPDDMATAASLFETPATRTAVISEDFADLARIYEPDVYLCLVRRPPVPAIERFVGELLNEGKQIELSQALPFEHFDFSSLLPEYRGLEGHDAWWRDIARLTAAFCDLFETGSVGLRLRTLNQAMCPRFHVDFVPCRLVCTYGGRGTEWLADGEVDRTKLGLAGSKGLSDEESGLILGGVRAMPAHAVALMKGATWGGLDYPGAVHRSPKPTPEQPRRLLLTLDLLL; this is encoded by the coding sequence ATGCCTACCTGTCCAGACGATATGGCCACCGCGGCCTCCCTGTTTGAAACGCCCGCCACTCGGACCGCTGTCATCTCCGAAGACTTCGCCGACCTGGCCCGCATCTATGAGCCTGACGTCTACCTCTGCCTCGTACGGCGGCCGCCCGTGCCGGCGATCGAGCGCTTCGTCGGCGAACTGCTGAACGAAGGGAAGCAAATCGAGTTGTCGCAAGCTTTGCCCTTCGAGCATTTCGATTTTTCTTCGCTGCTGCCCGAATATCGTGGGCTGGAAGGCCATGACGCGTGGTGGCGCGACATCGCCCGCCTCACCGCCGCGTTTTGCGATCTGTTCGAAACCGGTTCGGTCGGGCTGCGTCTGAGAACGCTGAACCAGGCCATGTGCCCGCGCTTCCACGTCGATTTCGTACCCTGCCGGCTGGTGTGCACCTACGGCGGGCGGGGGACCGAGTGGCTGGCGGACGGCGAGGTGGATCGAACCAAGCTGGGTCTTGCCGGCTCGAAAGGCTTATCGGACGAGGAATCCGGCTTGATCTTGGGCGGTGTCCGCGCCATGCCGGCCCATGCCGTCGCCCTGATGAAAGGCGCCACCTGGGGAGGGCTAGACTATCCCGGCGCCGTGCATCGATCGCCCAAGCCGACTCCGGAGCAGCCGCGCCGCTTGCTGTTGACCCTGGACCTGCTGTTATAG
- the hisI gene encoding phosphoribosyl-AMP cyclohydrolase, translated as MDSLPFDDRGLIPAIAQQYDTGQVLMLAWMNRAALVETLATGRVCYWSRSRQALWRKDETSGYRQWLKELRLDCDGDTVLLLVDQQGPSCHTGRSSCFYNRVDGEDLVVDSRSLSRE; from the coding sequence ATGGATAGCTTACCTTTCGACGACCGCGGCCTGATTCCCGCCATCGCCCAGCAATACGACACCGGTCAGGTGCTCATGCTCGCGTGGATGAACCGCGCGGCGCTCGTCGAGACGCTGGCCACGGGGCGTGTCTGCTACTGGTCGCGTTCGCGCCAGGCGCTTTGGCGCAAGGATGAGACTTCGGGGTACCGGCAGTGGCTGAAGGAGCTGCGCCTGGATTGTGACGGCGACACGGTGCTGCTTCTGGTCGATCAACAGGGTCCGTCCTGTCACACCGGACGTTCGAGTTGTTTTTACAACCGCGTCGACGGCGAAGACTTGGTCGTCGATTCGAGGAGTCTGTCTCGTGAGTGA
- a CDS encoding transcriptional repressor yields the protein MAPAPSGGHDHQGCIDRALSRAEKLCGERGVRFTPLRRQVLALIWENHEAVKAYDLLELLKPFDPSAKPATVYRALDFLLEQGFIHRVESLNAFIGCSDVGRRHEILLLICDRCHTVEERAASSVMAAVAAEIASAGFRVRYKALEIHGICTVCAAREDSV from the coding sequence GTGGCGCCCGCGCCGTCCGGCGGGCACGACCATCAGGGGTGCATAGACCGCGCCCTGAGCCGCGCCGAAAAACTCTGCGGCGAGCGCGGGGTGCGCTTCACCCCCCTGCGGCGCCAGGTGCTCGCGCTGATCTGGGAAAACCATGAGGCGGTCAAGGCTTATGACCTGCTCGAGCTGCTCAAGCCGTTCGATCCGTCCGCCAAGCCCGCAACCGTATATCGGGCGCTGGATTTCCTGCTGGAGCAGGGTTTCATCCACCGCGTCGAAAGCCTCAACGCTTTCATCGGCTGCAGCGACGTGGGACGCCGGCACGAAATCCTGCTGCTGATCTGCGACCGCTGCCACACGGTGGAAGAGCGCGCCGCCTCATCCGTCATGGCGGCGGTGGCCGCGGAGATCGCCTCGGCCGGCTTTCGCGTCCGTTACAAGGCGCTGGAAATACACGGCATTTGCACGGTTTGTGCCGCGCGAGAAGATTCCGTTTGA
- the dksA gene encoding RNA polymerase-binding protein DksA, with protein MLECDVELADGSPISAEELLAMPEGDYMNASQTAFFRHYLGALRAELLERALSARTVLEAGDGLSDPNDRATLEEEHLIERRRLDRERKYLKKIDAALARIGEGTYGYCEETGEPIGLRRLLARPTTTLCLEAQIRHERAERQGNPS; from the coding sequence ATGCTTGAGTGCGACGTCGAATTAGCCGACGGTAGCCCTATCAGTGCGGAGGAGTTATTGGCGATGCCGGAGGGCGATTACATGAACGCGAGTCAGACCGCCTTCTTCCGTCACTACTTGGGAGCCCTTCGAGCCGAATTATTGGAGCGCGCTTTGTCGGCACGGACCGTATTGGAAGCAGGGGATGGTCTTTCCGATCCCAACGACCGGGCGACGTTGGAAGAAGAACATCTCATTGAGCGGCGCCGGCTGGATCGGGAACGCAAGTATCTGAAGAAGATCGATGCCGCCCTGGCGCGCATCGGCGAGGGAACCTATGGCTATTGCGAAGAAACGGGCGAACCGATCGGTTTGCGGCGTCTGCTTGCCCGGCCTACTACTACGCTATGCCTGGAAGCCCAGATCCGCCACGAGCGCGCCGAACGGCAGGGCAATCCGTCATGA
- a CDS encoding CobW family GTP-binding protein has product MSETIPVTILTGFLGAGKTTLLNRILGEAHGQRIAVIENEFGEIGVDNELLQQGDEQIVEMNNGCICCTVRGDLVRILGDLAERRRRGAVNFCRVLIETTGLADPAPVAQTFFVDEGVARDYRLDAIITVVDAKHAPRQLDECHEAQEQVGFADRILLSKTDLVSEESVNALMARLRAMNPRAPLLRVHFGQVDLREVLDIRGFDLREILALEPDFLEDVSHEHDDAVGSFVYRSGKPFDFARLFYFMEIMVGRFGQELLRYKGILNVAGCDRRIVFQGVHMMFGDTAGLPWGEGEARESQLVFIGRNLPRDQILAALASCHVDG; this is encoded by the coding sequence GTGAGTGAAACCATTCCAGTAACGATTCTCACCGGTTTTTTGGGTGCAGGTAAAACCACGCTCTTGAACCGTATCCTCGGCGAAGCGCATGGTCAGCGTATCGCCGTGATCGAAAACGAGTTCGGTGAGATCGGGGTGGATAACGAGTTGCTGCAGCAGGGCGACGAGCAGATCGTCGAGATGAACAACGGCTGCATTTGCTGCACGGTGCGTGGCGACCTGGTGCGCATCCTGGGCGATCTGGCGGAGCGCCGCCGCCGGGGCGCGGTGAATTTCTGCCGGGTCCTCATCGAAACCACGGGGCTGGCCGATCCGGCGCCGGTGGCGCAGACGTTTTTCGTCGACGAAGGCGTTGCCCGGGATTACCGCCTGGACGCCATCATCACGGTGGTGGACGCCAAACATGCTCCGCGGCAGCTCGATGAGTGCCACGAGGCGCAGGAGCAGGTCGGTTTTGCCGACCGCATTCTGTTGTCCAAGACCGACCTGGTCAGCGAGGAATCGGTGAACGCTTTGATGGCGCGCCTGCGTGCTATGAATCCGCGCGCTCCCCTGCTGCGCGTCCACTTCGGTCAGGTGGACCTGCGCGAAGTCCTCGACATCCGGGGGTTTGATTTAAGGGAAATCCTTGCTCTGGAACCGGACTTTCTGGAGGACGTCAGCCACGAACATGATGACGCCGTCGGTTCGTTCGTGTACCGCTCCGGCAAACCTTTCGACTTCGCGCGTCTGTTTTACTTCATGGAAATCATGGTCGGCCGATTCGGTCAGGAGTTGTTGCGCTACAAAGGTATCCTCAACGTAGCCGGATGCGACCGCCGCATCGTTTTTCAGGGCGTACACATGATGTTCGGCGACACGGCGGGGCTGCCTTGGGGCGAGGGGGAGGCGCGCGAGTCCCAATTGGTATTCATTGGGCGCAACCTGCCGCGCGATCAGATTCTGGCCGCTTTGGCCTCCTGTCACGTCGATGGCTGA
- a CDS encoding efflux RND transporter periplasmic adaptor subunit, with translation MIFRFRTLPLALRRAVLATGALTLAMGIWRFWPVSAPQFAGEQPPKPGTATVAGPWLVAVEPGSLLERKFDLTTVRKERIGTPLLTVTGAVMARLRPGKEALADRWQFSSVELSRIYADWEKASTQMDFEAKRLKKTRELTAAQLQSQERVVERLRKLVATGTEAVRDLTQAEAALLQIQLEGQKAVFEAESALTQATHSHADLERQLLQAGVDPALLEHADADSAMVMADVPEVRISLVKPGQACEAHFFGLPGQTFRGTVRSLAPALSPERRTLRVFFELDDSKGQLKPGMYAEIGLGTDPREAVLVPSDGVLHIGDTDFVLTEAGSGLWRVTPVQVGERAGEGVEILAGLTGGERLIGYGAILLKPLVVQALLEARTAPADDGDDP, from the coding sequence ATGATTTTCCGGTTTCGCACCCTTCCGTTAGCGCTTCGCCGGGCTGTCCTGGCGACCGGTGCGTTGACATTGGCGATGGGGATCTGGCGCTTCTGGCCCGTGTCGGCGCCGCAGTTCGCAGGAGAGCAGCCTCCGAAGCCGGGAACGGCCACCGTCGCCGGCCCTTGGCTCGTCGCCGTCGAGCCCGGGAGCCTCCTGGAGCGGAAGTTCGACCTCACTACGGTGCGAAAGGAACGTATCGGCACCCCCTTGTTGACGGTGACCGGCGCGGTAATGGCGCGGCTTCGTCCCGGTAAGGAGGCGCTGGCGGACCGCTGGCAGTTCAGCAGCGTGGAGTTGTCGCGCATTTACGCCGACTGGGAAAAAGCGAGCACCCAAATGGATTTCGAAGCCAAACGTCTAAAGAAGACCCGCGAACTGACGGCGGCGCAATTACAGTCGCAGGAGCGGGTGGTCGAGCGCCTGCGCAAACTGGTCGCTACCGGCACTGAAGCGGTGCGGGACCTTACCCAGGCGGAAGCAGCCTTGCTGCAGATTCAACTGGAAGGTCAAAAAGCGGTCTTCGAGGCCGAGAGTGCGCTTACCCAAGCCACCCACAGCCACGCCGATTTGGAGCGCCAGTTGCTCCAGGCGGGTGTGGACCCGGCATTGCTCGAGCACGCCGACGCCGATTCGGCCATGGTGATGGCGGATGTGCCGGAAGTCAGGATCAGTCTGGTGAAGCCGGGCCAAGCCTGCGAAGCGCATTTTTTCGGCTTGCCCGGCCAGACCTTCCGGGGAACGGTGAGAAGTCTGGCGCCGGCGTTGTCGCCGGAACGCCGGACCTTGCGCGTGTTTTTCGAGCTCGACGACAGCAAAGGTCAGCTCAAGCCCGGCATGTATGCCGAAATCGGCCTGGGCACCGATCCGCGCGAGGCGGTTCTGGTCCCATCGGACGGGGTTTTGCATATCGGAGATACCGACTTCGTATTGACGGAGGCAGGCAGTGGGCTGTGGCGCGTCACACCCGTTCAGGTCGGGGAGCGGGCCGGGGAGGGGGTTGAAATCCTCGCGGGGCTGACGGGCGGAGAGCGTCTGATCGGCTATGGTGCGATCCTGCTTAAACCCTTGGTGGTACAGGCACTGCTCGAAGCCAGGACGGCTCCGGCGGATGATGGAGACGATCCCTGA
- a CDS encoding efflux RND transporter permease subunit → MIAKFIRAALQFRWVVLLAAGGLMLLGGWLFTRMKIDAYPDISAQMVQVITTYPGRAPEEVERQVTLPVEIAMRNVPKVETIRSRTIFGLSLVQLIFEEGTESYWARQRVQEKLTGLELPAGAQAELGPLATAYGEVLRYELASDGRQDLMELRTLNDWVVIPRLLRVPGVAEVSNFGGYKKQFAVLLHPAQLQRYGLSVNDVADAIQTNNASAGGSVLSRGSMSFVIRGRGSLQNAEEIGTIFVKSLGGTPIYIRDVADVQLDSKVPAGIFSRDFKDEAVEGIVLLRKGENPSEVLAAVQAAIAELNAEGLPPGVRLEPYYDRSTLIESTLHTVGHSVMTGIGLVILILLAFLGRPALAALVALTIPFALLFALVLMYLAGIPIGLLSIGAIDFGIIVDGAVVMAENIARRLDERGRREAPGSVTLTVLEAALEVERPVFFSLLMILGAFLPLLTLTHIEGLLFRPMALTIVFALGGALLSALFVVPVLATFFFQRGFREWHNPVLHWLTGRYRLLLTTLIQHRKPVVATAAAFLALILATVVPRLGMEFLPYMDEGVIWVRANFPEGTSLRQTAHFGRRLREIALGFPDIQFAVAQTGRNDSGTDPYPPSRVEMMLGPKPREAWTRFGNKHELLAALGARFREEFPTTRFNFTQPIIDSVTEDTNGTSANLAIEFSGPDSEVLLDLARKAEALLKRVPGATDVNIEQEGPQPQLLIEPDRSLCARYNVRIEDVTRMIDTAIGGSPIGTLYEGERRFDIVTRFSPEHLLSPQALGRLPVYNASNIPIPLAQVARIEIIDGQTMIARADGRRRLTVRSDIVGRDQGGFVADAQARFEQEIHMPAGYHVAWLGMYDNLQRAKRHFALLVPVTIGVIYLLLLITFRAQRVALILLTAIPFAFVGGILALYVRGMNVNVSAGVGFAAVFGVSIMDGVLLLRTITSHRLAGVPLEQAILDAATRRFRPILITALVAILGLMPASLATGLGSDVQRPVATVIVWGLFSATMMTLLLIPVLYRLAAPSLLVAGGGGTS, encoded by the coding sequence ATGATTGCCAAATTCATTCGAGCAGCTCTGCAGTTCCGCTGGGTGGTCTTGCTCGCAGCCGGTGGCCTGATGCTGCTCGGCGGGTGGCTATTCACACGGATGAAGATCGATGCTTATCCGGATATTTCGGCGCAGATGGTCCAGGTGATCACGACCTATCCCGGCCGCGCACCCGAGGAAGTCGAGCGCCAGGTGACGCTGCCGGTCGAGATCGCCATGCGCAACGTCCCCAAGGTGGAAACCATCCGCTCGCGTACGATCTTCGGGTTGTCGCTGGTCCAGCTCATATTCGAGGAGGGCACGGAAAGCTATTGGGCGCGCCAGCGGGTGCAGGAGAAGTTGACCGGCCTCGAATTACCGGCGGGCGCCCAGGCCGAACTTGGACCGCTTGCCACGGCCTATGGCGAAGTGCTGCGCTACGAGCTGGCCTCGGATGGACGCCAGGACTTGATGGAGCTGCGCACGCTCAACGACTGGGTGGTCATACCCCGCCTGCTCCGGGTGCCCGGCGTCGCGGAGGTCTCCAATTTTGGAGGCTATAAAAAACAATTCGCGGTGCTGCTGCATCCGGCCCAGCTTCAACGCTACGGTCTGTCGGTCAACGACGTGGCAGATGCCATTCAGACCAACAACGCCAGCGCCGGCGGCAGCGTGCTCTCGCGGGGCAGCATGTCGTTCGTGATCCGTGGCCGCGGATCACTCCAGAACGCCGAAGAGATCGGCACGATCTTCGTCAAGTCTCTGGGCGGCACCCCGATCTACATCCGTGACGTCGCCGACGTGCAGCTCGATTCCAAAGTGCCGGCCGGCATATTCAGCAGAGATTTCAAGGACGAGGCGGTCGAAGGCATCGTGCTGCTGCGCAAGGGCGAGAATCCATCCGAGGTGCTGGCCGCGGTGCAGGCGGCGATCGCCGAACTCAATGCCGAAGGGCTGCCCCCCGGCGTCCGGCTCGAGCCTTACTACGATCGCAGCACCCTCATCGAAAGCACGCTGCATACCGTCGGCCACAGCGTGATGACGGGCATAGGTCTCGTCATCCTGATCCTGCTGGCTTTCCTCGGCCGGCCGGCGCTGGCGGCGCTGGTGGCGTTGACCATTCCCTTTGCCCTGCTGTTCGCCCTGGTATTGATGTACCTCGCGGGCATCCCGATCGGGCTGCTTTCGATCGGCGCCATCGATTTCGGTATCATCGTCGACGGTGCCGTGGTCATGGCGGAGAACATCGCCCGGCGGCTGGACGAGAGGGGACGGCGGGAAGCACCGGGAAGCGTGACGCTGACGGTTCTGGAGGCCGCTCTGGAGGTTGAACGGCCAGTGTTCTTTTCGCTGCTGATGATCCTGGGGGCATTCCTGCCGCTGCTGACGCTGACTCACATCGAAGGCTTGCTGTTCCGTCCCATGGCCTTGACCATCGTGTTCGCATTGGGCGGGGCTTTGCTTTCTGCGCTGTTCGTCGTGCCGGTTCTGGCGACCTTTTTTTTCCAGCGAGGCTTTCGGGAATGGCACAATCCGGTGCTGCACTGGCTGACCGGACGGTATCGGCTGCTGTTGACCACGCTCATCCAGCACCGCAAGCCTGTTGTGGCGACCGCGGCGGCGTTCTTGGCTTTGATCCTGGCGACGGTGGTGCCGCGGCTGGGTATGGAGTTCCTACCGTACATGGATGAAGGTGTCATCTGGGTGCGCGCCAACTTTCCGGAAGGCACATCCTTACGGCAGACCGCCCATTTCGGCCGCCGTCTGCGGGAGATCGCCCTGGGCTTTCCGGATATCCAGTTCGCCGTGGCGCAGACCGGCCGTAATGACAGCGGCACCGATCCTTACCCGCCCAGCCGCGTCGAAATGATGCTGGGTCCCAAGCCGCGTGAGGCTTGGACGCGGTTCGGAAACAAGCATGAACTGTTGGCTGCGCTCGGGGCCCGTTTCCGGGAGGAATTTCCGACCACTCGCTTCAACTTCACCCAGCCGATCATCGACAGCGTCACCGAGGACACCAACGGCACCTCGGCCAACCTGGCGATCGAATTCTCCGGTCCCGACTCCGAGGTCCTGCTGGATCTGGCCCGAAAGGCCGAAGCGCTGCTCAAACGAGTGCCGGGCGCCACCGATGTCAACATCGAGCAGGAAGGTCCCCAGCCCCAGCTGCTGATTGAGCCAGACCGTTCCTTGTGTGCCCGCTATAACGTCCGGATCGAAGATGTGACCCGGATGATCGATACCGCCATCGGCGGTTCACCGATAGGTACCCTGTACGAGGGTGAACGGCGTTTCGACATCGTGACCCGGTTTTCGCCGGAGCATCTGCTCTCGCCCCAGGCATTGGGACGGCTGCCGGTCTATAACGCTTCCAATATTCCCATCCCACTCGCGCAAGTGGCACGCATCGAGATCATCGACGGACAGACCATGATCGCCCGGGCCGACGGACGCCGTCGTCTGACGGTCCGCAGCGATATCGTCGGACGCGACCAGGGTGGCTTCGTCGCCGATGCCCAGGCGCGGTTCGAGCAGGAAATCCATATGCCTGCCGGTTACCACGTGGCCTGGCTGGGGATGTACGATAACCTCCAGCGGGCGAAGCGACACTTCGCACTGTTGGTTCCCGTCACGATCGGCGTCATCTATCTTTTGCTCCTGATCACGTTCCGGGCGCAACGGGTGGCGCTGATTTTGCTGACGGCGATTCCGTTCGCCTTCGTCGGTGGGATACTGGCGTTGTATGTGCGCGGGATGAACGTCAATGTGTCGGCGGGCGTGGGTTTTGCTGCGGTATTCGGCGTCTCCATCATGGACGGTGTGCTTCTGCTGCGCACCATCACGAGTCACCGGTTGGCGGGCGTGCCGCTGGAGCAGGCTATCCTTGACGCGGCCACCCGCCGGTTCCGTCCCATCCTGATCACGGCTCTGGTGGCCATCCTGGGCTTGATGCCGGCTTCACTCGCCACCGGCCTCGGTTCGGACGTGCAGAGGCCGGTGGCGACGGTGATCGTCTGGGGTTTGTTCAGCGCGACGATGATGACGCTGCTGTTGATTCCCGTGCTTTATCGCCTGGCGGCGCCTTCTCTGCTGGTTGCGGGCGGGGGCGGGACTTCATAG
- a CDS encoding amidohydrolase family protein codes for METAVATMEAAQGLPMHLAHFQFYGYGQEGAKGFSSGAARLMEAFHRHPNITMDVGQVLFEQMVTVSGDVIAQYSRRGDASPSKWVVWEAECDGAGGVVPYRYRERSFVNTLQWAVGLEIFLLAEDPWRLFFTTDHPNGAPFTAYPELIRLLMDADYRASVMARLDQEALALTLLPHLRREFSLHDIAVMTRAAAARLLGLEDRGHLCPGAIADVAVYRPQADKRAMFTDAAWVWKGGRLVVREGAVVDRPAGSALTIEPCYDRRIERDVKAYLDRFYSLSLDHFTVGGVAFEREDAERFRSIRAA; via the coding sequence GTGGAAACCGCCGTCGCCACCATGGAGGCCGCACAGGGTCTGCCCATGCATCTGGCGCACTTCCAGTTCTACGGTTACGGGCAGGAAGGCGCCAAGGGCTTTTCCTCGGGCGCGGCGCGTCTGATGGAAGCTTTCCACCGCCACCCCAACATCACCATGGATGTGGGTCAGGTGCTGTTCGAGCAGATGGTCACCGTTTCCGGCGACGTGATCGCGCAGTACAGCCGCCGCGGCGACGCCAGCCCCAGCAAATGGGTGGTGTGGGAGGCCGAGTGCGACGGCGCCGGCGGGGTGGTGCCTTACCGGTACCGGGAGCGGAGTTTCGTCAACACCCTGCAGTGGGCCGTCGGTCTCGAGATTTTCCTGCTGGCGGAAGACCCCTGGCGGCTGTTTTTCACCACCGATCATCCTAACGGCGCGCCTTTCACCGCCTATCCGGAACTGATCCGCTTGCTGATGGACGCCGACTACCGTGCATCGGTAATGGCCCGGCTCGATCAGGAAGCGCTGGCCTTGACGCTTTTGCCCCACCTGCGCCGGGAGTTTTCCCTCCACGACATTGCGGTCATGACACGGGCAGCCGCGGCGCGTCTTTTGGGTTTGGAAGACCGCGGCCACCTGTGTCCCGGCGCCATCGCCGATGTCGCCGTCTACCGGCCGCAGGCGGATAAGCGGGCGATGTTCACCGACGCGGCATGGGTATGGAAAGGTGGAAGACTCGTGGTTCGCGAGGGCGCCGTGGTCGATCGCCCAGCGGGTTCGGCGCTGACCATTGAGCCTTGCTACGACAGGCGCATCGAGCGCGACGTCAAAGCCTATTTAGATCGCTTCTACAGCCTGTCGCTGGACCATTTCACCGTGGGCGGCGTCGCTTTCGAACGCGAAGATGCCGAGCGTTTCCGCTCGATTCGGGCGGCATGA